The DNA region CGATGTCTCAAAGTTAGCGCAAAGTTTTCACGCATGATTTGCGTAGACTCTGAACTGTAAATATAGATTGCACCTAACCTAAACTCTATTTAAAGATGTTGCCCTTCTGTGATCGAGAGACTTAGCTCTTAATGAACCCTTTCTTTTGTTCAATTtctaataattatgtatataatgcTTGGGGGATGTTACCAGACAAATGGATAAACAATACTTGTGAACTAAAATCACTTGCTTAAGATATCAAAAACATGCTATAGTAAAAACCAAACTGAGAATCGCAAGTGATAATCTCATAcctcaagaaaaaaattacattaccGCGATGGGCTGCGGTGCTTTGATATTTCTGGATTtctgttttcctttttaatgGTTCTAGTTTGAGGAATCACATCAGTATTGAGAAATTTTAGGTTATAAGTTagattttgtattttcttatttttatatatgactGTCTGTCCTTTGCTGTTTCTGTTATCGGCTGAATGGTTTTCGAAGTAAAAACCAAACAGTACCGCAGCCGGCACCTGCCGTGAGATTTGGTTTACTGCTTATTATATATTCATCATTAAAACACATAATCATGAATCGTTTATGTACCTAAAATGCGTAAACAAAACATTACCCTATATTTATTTGTGGAGTGATTGTATTTTAGGTTTTGTTCAGAAATATGGTTTAGTTGAGAGGAAGTAGAGAGAGATATGGCAGTGGAGCCTCATGAAGATTCActctaaatcataatttttctataatgcaCAATCTAAATAACATCTGTGCTACAAGAAAAGCTGCAAATCCATATTATTTTAAGCAAATCCTAGTAACAGTTTACTCATCTTCAACTAGGTTCCACCAATCTTTAGACATAAAAGCTTTAAGTGATATCTAATGCTCTCGACAAACTGGTGTATATGACATCAATAAATAAACCGTGCTAAAAACATGCTGAACAGAACGCGCTGGGCTTTCTTGACTTTCTTGCCCCATCAAACTGAAAGATCCACGTCCGATTTCCCCACCACAAAATATTCCCGCCACTGGAACATCAGGAAAGTTTTCTATGAATGGGTAACTATCAACATTACCGCATCCAAAGAATGGATCTCCACGGCAACAGCAGGAGAAAATAAAGCCTCCTAGTACTTCCTTACCAACACCATCAGTAATACCCCTTCTGTGGAGGCAACTTTTGGAACTGTACTCTGCCTTGAGATTTCTGAACTTTGTGTTGATATTATGACATGAAGCTAATGCAGTAGCTGTATCTGGATGGTAAAACTGGAAATAGTCACCACTTCTGATACCAAGACCCTCAGCATAAAGGTACTGCTCATCTCCACTGAAAAACAAACACTTCTGTTTAAGTTTTACGGGAAAAGGATTAGTAAAAGATACTAGTTACTTTTAAACAGTCCCAAACCAAttacaagaaaagaaaaggattgATGTCTATCTAATTAGATACCATCAATTTTAATTCACAGACAATAAAAATTCTAGCTCATATAGTACTCTCAAAGTCATTTGCACATACAGTCAGTCAACAGTTACGATAAATTGGCTGGATATGCTAATCAAATCAGACAGCTGATTGGAAAAATTCAACGAATGATATAACAAAAAACAATTAtgtgtaaaaaatttaatttcaattacatCAAAAACATCTGAAGATAAATTAAGCCAAAAGGAGATTAGAGTAAAAATAACATCCTACTCGGCAACTCGATGGAATGCCAAGGAAGTAATCAGCCCTGGCTTTTCTGACCCAATGGAGCACTTTCTTCGCTTTGTAACCCCGATGTACAATTCAGGCCATTCAACATCATTTCCCAACTGTCACAGTTTCAATTCAGAAAGAGTAACAATTTAATAACAGTACATCAGCTGAACCCCACTCCTATACACTCAAAGACATGTATCATGAAAGGAAACACATGCATGTTTCATATGCGttcattttatattcaaaacaGAAAAGTAGCCCCAAAAAAGGCTAAAAGGCatcatacaaaataataataatcacaatCATGATAGTAAGAATACCTATTTAAGTTGAAGAATGAATCAAGTCTCCTTTCAATTTCACAATATAATAAAGGACTTGTTTGAGCTGTTTCAAATACTCTCCAATAAATCTTATAACTCCTAGAAAGAGAACAAATTCACTGAAAAGTTCACTAGAGTTGCCAAGTGTAAGCCCACTCCAAAGAAAGATTCAATACCCTAGGCTTTGAACTTGTAAAAAGATTATATATGAGATCTATGCCAAATTTTAAGATGAATAATACAGACATTTTCAAACTGATGTcacctttttatcttttcagCTCAAAAGAACAGGAAGTAGGAATTATTTGCAGTTTTAACGATTAATTTTCAGACAACCATTTTTTGTGAAGCTCAAACCTgaaatataaactaattattaaatatattaaggtTTTAGAATAATTCTAGTCAATCACACtcaatttcttttctaaaaGATATAGGGAAGAAATTTCCCAAAAATACATAAACCACAAATTTCCCATTTCAGATTAGGATCATACCTGATCATTTATATGATCTAAAATTTGTTGACCATCAAGGACCTGTTGATTTCCTTCTCTTCTGGCAGTGAACCATGTGACACGATCTAAGTTATTAGCTCCAACAGAAACCACCCTGTGCCTTGGACCTATTGCTGTAACACCTTTTGACAATGCAAGATGGAACTGAATTTTCCCTATATCTgctcatttaaacaaaaacaatacaaaaatGTGATAAAGATACTGTAAAAAATATGTTCAGAATAAAGCATTGCAAAATGAGACATATGAAACAACATGTCCAATTTAGAATATAGATGGTGCCAACAAAAGATTGAAAGGAAAAAGTCACAAAAAATTGTTTGGTAATCCATAATGTCAGAACTTGCGAAGACCATAGAGTAAAACCTTGCTGGCCTCAAACCAGAGGCTGCATCCAGAATCCATCTCAGTGATGACACactaatatgaacaataatttaactaaaaatagaCAACTTCTACAGGGTAACAGAAATCCAATGAAAAAGGTCAAAAAGTAACTTCAGAACATTCAAATAAGACATGATTTTGGAATTCAGAAGCCATTTGCCATTGAAATCCAAACATCCCTATATATAAGCAGCCCCTGGCTTATCTGCAATTGCATAATTGAGATATTCAAGGATTTAGGATGTCACAAGGTTGAAGTTGTAAATTCTCAAGCAGTGATAACAACTATAATCTAATTCTAAAATAAGGCACAATTTGCAAGGAACCATTATGTACAGTAACAATTTTAGCTGTCATTCAGTTCAAAGGCATAAGAGAATACAGTACAAAATCATAAACCAATGAACAAGTACCTTTAAGTTTGTCTTTATCACTTGCAAAAGTAAGGGCAACAGCACCATATTTACATCTTCACGAAAATTTCTTAATGGATTCCCACTTCTATAAACAAACTGGCATCTCTCATCACCCACAATAACAGTTTGCATAGACATGGCATAATCTGCTTTGTACAGGATCTCATCAACCACAATCAAACTTGCAAAAGCTTgccatataataatttatgaagaTTAACAAGTGAAAGTAAAAATCTGACCCTTCAAGATGGAGCTCAAGCAAGTGGTAATCTACCTAAAAAACTGTCAAAAGCAgaataaaataaacccaatgCCCTCTTTAGACAGGTGTGACATCTGTTTGAGTTCTATTCCATGTTTACACCACAAGACAGACTCAATCTTCACAAACTTGcaaggaaaaaaacaaagtcAAACTGTTTTTCTTATTCACACACCTCATCTTTTGGCAACAACACTAAACCACCACTACTTTTGAAATTTCTCACAACTTATAAATGCTACAGAGTACTGGAGCAGCACTAAAATAAACAGAATATTGACATTTCAGTCATTTTCCCagtataaaaagtaataaatcaaaataaaactcaaaaatgACAGTATATTTGTTTGTAAAACTTCTCAAACTAATGGTGGTTAAGTACCAGTGATGATGAGCAGTGTGAGTGAAGATAATCTCCATAAAATTTGCACAATATGAAGTACAACGAAAATAATAGTTTCAGGTCGACCATAATCCAGACAGAACCACCAAATTACCTTTCCCTCATTTACATGATTAAATAAAAGACAAATAtgtaaaattgttttgaatGTAATAGAACTAACCCAAGTTTTCCATGACAAGTGCCAGGTCAGAATCTTCATCCTGCAACATGGCCAATGTCCACATGTTACAGGTGAAAAGAACGAAATTAAACTTCAGTCTCATCaggaaaagttaaaaaaaaaaaaaaaaggcaagtAAGCCAAATAGTCGCTTACTCCAAACATTATAATCCCAACTGGTGATGCACACTTTGAGAAAGAGGTTGTGTAATTCCTAATATCCATCACAAATTGATCAATCATAGCCACAGGTCCCTGATGTCAACAAAGAATTGCTTCATGtaggataaattttaaatttaaactaagtgACCCTATGACACTCTAGAAGTCCAATTAAAGAAGTAAATGGTCAATGCTAAGTATAATATCATACATTTACACCCCCTATATCTTGTCTAGAATGATATagcaaattaatatttaatagccTATAGAGTagcaaattaatatttaatagtctATATAGTAGCAAATCAATGTTTATATTACCCTACTTTCTTCAAATGGTTCCTACCACCCTATTCCATAAAGGCAtcagagaaaaaatatttatatgaagaGCAACATCATTATCCATGATATAGTCTAAATTAAAGCAAAACCATCATTCAACTCTAATCTCAGAATTTGTTACCCTCTTTAGTTTTAGTAGCGGAATAGCATCAACTTTTAGTCCTGGAACAAAGCCTACTGTCAATACAATGCCTGTGCTTCCTTCGTGTATACAAGCATCATAGTCAACAGCCGCAAATTTCACCTTCATTTGGTTaattgataagagaaaattatcaGTTCATCTCAATCCTAcagagttgaaaaaaaaaagtgccgAAAGAGACAATTCAAACCTCTTGAAACTGATCAGTAACAGCGTGTCTGCCCATTATTCCACCAGCACGCGACACAATAATAGGAGTTTGGGATCCCAAACTTCGTGCTAACTGCATTTATATATTCTCAGAatttaaaaagaacaaatacatataaaagtagaaataaaacatgttagtgaaaatcagaaaaaaaattaatacccATTTAATGGTCTGGTTTAAGTGAAATCCGCTGCCAACGGTTGCAATGGCAAAATGTGGTCGAATGGGCGCTGATAGCACCTTACCAACAACCTCGTTTACAGCTATCTATCAATCATAATATGCAAAAAAATCAAGTTCCATTTTCAAATCCAgccaaatttaacaaaatctcCAAACAACAAAAGACGGGTTAGGTTATGCAGTGTTCAAATAATTGTAGAGATTCCAGCCAGAATTACTGataaaagaaactgaaaattgaaGTAAAGAAGTCGAATTTACCCGAGAGGTTGTGCGGAGGGAAAAAGCGGAGGAGATTTTAGGGCGAGCGAGGATCTGATTGCAGACTTTGTGCCAAGTTTTGCAAACGCACGCCGATGAAGCAAAGGACCGGGCGGGAAGTTTACACAATATGATATAGAGAAGGTCTTCGTTCTTCAAAATAAGACCA from Mangifera indica cultivar Alphonso chromosome 8, CATAS_Mindica_2.1, whole genome shotgun sequence includes:
- the LOC123223520 gene encoding LOW QUALITY PROTEIN: F-box/LRR-repeat protein At5g63520 (The sequence of the model RefSeq protein was modified relative to this genomic sequence to represent the inferred CDS: inserted 1 base in 1 codon); translated protein: MDTGQPCSSSTNFKAESGLILKNEDLLYIILCKLPARSFASSACVCKTWHKVCNQILARPKISSAFSLRTTSRIAVNEVVGKVLSAPIRPHFAIATVGSGFHLNQTIKWLARSLGSQTPIIVSRAGGIMGRHAVTDQFQEVKFAAVDYDACIHEGSTGIVLTVGFVPGLKVDAIPLLKLKRGPVAMIDQFVMDIRNYTTSFSKCASPVGIIMFGDEDSDLALVMENLDYAMSMQTVIVGDERCQFVYRSGNPLRNFREDVNXGAVALTFASDKDKLKDIGKIQFHLALSKGVTAIGPRHRVVSVGANNLDRVTWFTARREGNQQVLDGQQILDHINDQLGNDVEWPELYIGVTKRRKCSIGSEKPGLITSLAFHRVADGDEQYLYAEGLGIRSGDYFQFYHPDTATALASCHNINTKFRNLKAEYSSKSCLHRRGITDGVGKEVLGGFIFSCCCRGDPFFGCGNVDSYPFIENFPDVPVAGIFCGGEIGRGSFSLMGQESQESPARSVQHVFSTVYLLMSYTPVCREH